In the genome of Arachis stenosperma cultivar V10309 chromosome 6, arast.V10309.gnm1.PFL2, whole genome shotgun sequence, the window CAAACAAATAATCATGAAAAATCATACCTTACGGAATTACTGCAACTGTATAATTGAACAAAAGTATGGCTTATATTCAGGACTATACCAAAATTGTATTTATAGGCAGACATTTTTAGACCATTATAAACTGCTGTACTCTTCTCGCAGTCGGAGTTTATGCGGTTTTGGCGTTCATGAAAAAACTACTAGAGTATTATGATTTCGTGTAATACTTAGTCTGCTCTACTCTTTTAACAATTTCTATAAATCTATATCAATTGTATTTTTGTATGtaatatttaaaagttataatttaGTAATATTGGtttgtaaataatttattttagtaatttatctatttatctatgtataaatatatattgtttaatttatttttaatttatattttattttaatatatatatatatatatattttatattagagCAATGCTAGGGTGTCAGCAATTTTGGTATTTTATAACCATCAATTAGCCATTAATAgcatttttaatggtgtgagattataTCCAATGGTGAGAAATCACTCACTTTCCCTTTATATTAATAGATGATTTTAGTAACTTCTCCGAATTAACGTTTCTAGATACGATATTCATTCGACACTTGTCCGACACACATATTTTGCGTGTCCAACATggtttaataaaaaataaataaataaatactttattAAATATGTTTGAATATATCGAAATACTATCACATATCAGTATATATTAGTATGTCTAATCTTAttcttaatttatatttttaaaataatatatattattatttattaaaattagaaattattttaaatattttatataactaaaaagatattaaaaattgttaaaaaattaatttattaaaattagtgtGTTTTTAAGTTATGTATGATGTATCCAGACTTTATAAGTGTACATGGAACGTAgttgttttaacttttaaattagTTCCTTAATTTATAACAACGCACAAAAGTCAAtcattaattacttttaataagtATTTAGAGGAAAGAAACGAAAACTACACACACAATAAAAGGCTTACATGGTTACATAAGATATTGGAAAAGACAACTAATAAATTGTAGGGCCATCAACTACTACTATAATTATGTACAATTCTATTATTAAATAAGAAatgttatatatacatatttttatatatcttttatttttatattaaaagtaattaataaaagatagaaacaaaaagtttatttttctatcataaaaatacaaaaaaatgtgtataaaaattaataaaactatacaagcataatttttcttatttaatatactataaaaaataataatagaaaacaaaTCTCATAAAAATATGAGAAAGACACGTAAAGAAATCAAACACATACTAATATTGCatgaaaattctaaaataaataatgttttatatatatatatatatatatatatatatatatatatatatatatatctatttatatataaatcaaatttataatatttgatTTAGGTCTAATCAATATAATtcgaattaatattatttgatttagtAGGTAAAATGTTAAATCGACTTATATAGCTTTGATCTACTTAGTTAGAAACGCTGTTTTAATTAGCATATGATAATTCGAATCAATGAACTTTGAATTGAAACCACAGTAGATCGAAACAAGTGGTTTCGATTTATGTTCCTACTAAATCGAATGTGATGGCTTCGATTTATAGTCGTAAATAAAATTGCTTATGTAAGCATCTATGAAAAGAAATTTAACGAAAAacattgaagaaaaaattaaactaaacaaTCAGAAACCGCGCCGCGCACGAATCCAAAAGAATAGCGAGATAATGGAAAATAGAAGAGACAAGTTATATACATAGATAAAGAATTCCAACAAGATTTCATAACAAATTCTAGTCTGCGAAACAAAGGccggctatatatatatatatatatacttcgAAAAGCGGGCAACGACAATAGAACAGAACTTGCAAATTTTTGTTACTATCTATGACGAACGAATCATACTTCCTAATATCACGTAACACAAAAATCGAAATTCTATAAAATAACTTCTCTACCCGTTCTACGTCATGCAGTTCTAGTTTTTCGATTATAGTATTATGAAACTCGCTTAAACTTGTAGAAGATTTGAGAAAAACGCTCAATGGATTCTTATAAGTAAAATTTATTCCAgatcactttttttttaattgatccTCTATAGTGGCccataactaaaaaattatcatCACTAGCCATTATGAGTCCCACTGAATTTACGTTATACTTCTATTTATATACCTTAGTATCCCAAAAAATCGAATTAGTTCAGGCCAATTTATACACATGGACATAACTACacattaaataaaatctaatggaTTTGGTTTGTTACTAGGAACCATTACTTATAAATCGAATTCGTTATATTCGATTTACTAGTTGATTGTAAATCAAAATGATTCTATTCGATTTTTTAGGATTCATTGCAAATCGATATaagttaatttgatttaataccGTATATAATGgctaatttgaatttaattattttgatttatataaatttatgaaatattactaatttgtattatttttaatttgatttaatactacaaaatttgatttgaatctaataaatttaatttatatatatatatatatatatatatatatataatattttttattctgatacTTTTATATAATACTGATATGTGTTTGATTTATGCAATATTGCAAGTACTTTACCCTCAATACATATAGTAAAACACGTTTTTTTTTCATTTGgacaaaaattgaaataaaaatactaGTATAATCTATAACATAGCAGGTTGGATATTGAAGGTGTGTTTGGCAAATACGTTGGAAGAGAAGAAATATGTTTAGATATTTTAAAAGTTTCAATTTTTAGTTTggcaaattttttattcatgaAAGCAGAAGTGATTTACATTCAAAATCACATTTACAAGAAGCAACAATTTTAAGCTTCTACATTTCACCAACAGAATTTTAGCCATCAATATTTAATCTTTATTTACCTTTTACCAGCTTTATCTTTTATGCATGCATGTTATTGAATTATGTATGAAATTCTTATCATTTGTATTCATATGAActctctttttctattatttattatttttattttttgttaattatttgtttgacattatatatttttatagttataatttttttgtactatttttttattatctttttataatataatttattaattctattaggtaaaataaattaaacaaaataataatcgtaaataataataatagtaaaatatcATAGCATACTAAAAAAGAGTATTAAGagaactaaaaatatactatataaaaaatatcataaaaaattttttgatttatttcaattactaccaaagtaaatatttaattttttttattattcttagtactcactaaaatttatattttgttaattttaattaaaaatatattttgtcaatttttatatgttatttttattttagtatataaatattaattttattataaaattaattaataaattctatttaaatatttaaattaaaataataagatatacaaaaattatttaaattgatgtctattttagtaattttatttttaaaattaattttgagtaatataatccaaacaatatttattttactataatctattttaatataaaaattgtcAAACATAAATCATTTTAACATAAACttacttttaattaaaatcaaatttacaaaatcaatttGATGAAAAATCAATACACACAGAGTATTTTAGTGTACGCGTTAGTGTGTGGCATATTGGTAATTTCAAGTTGTTAGAGTGTCGTTCTTTTATCCCATAATATAAGGTCTTTTTCATCTATAAACTTGTCCCTCGTTCTCCCTCTGCCTCtgcctcctctctctctctcccattCAGCCACCGCCGCCAACAACAACATCATCACAGCAAGTTCAATGGCGAGATTCAATTTGTGTGTGGTCCTCGTGATTTGTGCGAGCATCTTGGTGGTGATGGCTTCGTCGCCGACAACAACGACAGCGGATGCAGGGGACCACTTCAACCCCATGGGAATGGTTGGAGGATGGGTAGCTTCCAAGAAAGGTTCAGGCTCCTCCTGCAAGGGCTCCATAGCAGAGTGCATGGAAGCAGGTGAAGAAGAGTTTGACTTGGACTCTGAGATCAACCGGCGCATCTTAGCCACAACCAAGTACATCAGCTACGGTGCGCTCCAGAGGAACACTATTCCCTGCTCTCGCCGTGGCGCTTCCTACTACAATTGTCGCCCTGGTGCTCAGGCCAACCCTTACAATCGTGGCTGCAGCGCCATCACAAGGTGCAGgagctaaattaaaattatttaatttctccatttcatttcatatatataaaactACATATATTTCATTGTTATATTTGGAGAGTTCAGAGATTTTATGTTAATTAATCAGATTTGCGAGCCACATCTGTGACACTTGATGAATATACTGTgttcattattattatattaatattacaTTGTTTATTTGGTCGTGGTGATGTTGCGAGGATTTGGATGTtgattttttgagtttttgaacctttatgtaaaaaaataaaataaaataaaaaagaatagtTTTGTTGTTGTGGAATTATCCTTTTAGAATTGAGACGTTGCGTTTCACCTTGGTTCTCTTATGGCCAGCTACGTGCTAGCCTGTCCGTTTATGTGTTGGAATGGTGACAAATAATTGAATGTCAGCTCTTTCACCATTTCAATATTCAATAATTTCTTtattatccttttatttttctatattgtTTTTGCGGTTCTATATCTCGAATGTTGCAAAATGGgaaattcaaataatttttgGTAACCTTTGGTTTGTGGTTAATGCTTTGCTGTACGCGCCTACTCGGTGGTATCACAGACCCCAGAGAGAGAGGAGAATGCTGAATGCTTTGCTTTCCTTGTGCTAATCTCTTATTCTTGGGAATTGAATTTTGCCAATGCCTGTGTTTTTCTGAGATTTTTGTTCGGTGTGGCCAATTGTTCAAAATTGAACGTTACTAAACGAATAAACGTTACCTAACTTGGgctaaaaaatttagaaatgaaaGTAGGATGagtgatatattttaatatgataatttttttgtgttttttaaaattatgagaggtacataattaaaaaattttaaaaatttggggTATATAAATTGGACTCTTcgatttgtatttaaaaaattaaaaaaatttagagtacATAAATTGGATCGTCTGATTTATGTAttctaaaatttgtttgattttttaaatctGATTTGTACtctataaattaaattattctatatttttaaaaaatagtataGTAGATCacaattcaaaaaaaatctattgttagttcaatattaaaaataaaaatttgaccTAACTCGTATCTAGGGGATGAGTAGACAAAGGTAAGAACAAACTAAACGAGCTTAAAGTTTTTGGGAATTTTTAGTTCGATTTTTCTTTGGTGACTTTGGTTAAAATGGAATTTTTAAAGTGTTACTTTTTCCGGTATTCAGatagaatttaataaaaaattaaaatttaaatgtacTGTTACAATAGATTTCAAATAGGGTTTAAAATGGAAGAATGAATGACTAGAGAGATGAATTCACGGGGTGAACAAGTTGACGGCAGAaggatttatttattttattttccccttcaaattaattaataattccCCTCATCTTTTATCTTATGTTTTAGTGGTTGTGGTTGTTAACGATGGTCCCCCACCCAAGTAATAGTTTTACACATAATGGCCCCACAAATTAATCGGAATCTTTTTTCTAGAATTCGAAGCAGATGTTATGAATTAAGACCTAGATTGCCTTTCAACGCAGTTGCTTGTAAATAATTTCACAAAATGATGTGATTTTTATTGGGGGTTCTAATGTTCACCTAAAACCCTGAAATTCCCTAGTTTGGAAGGTCGATGATTTTAATTTGGTAGTAATATTCATTACTGACCCTTACTTACAACTTACCAACCATGTACAGTAATTCGTATAACCTAACACGGTTTGGAATCAAAGAGAATCTTTGTCATTTAGCAAACTCCACCGACAAGAACATTATCATTCTAGAGACACACGTTAACTTTTCGTGGATGCAAATCCATCAGCTTGAGGGCTCAAAATTGGACaaattatcaaatttatttCTCAAAGATcacctaatttttattttggttttctttaaaaaaaattaatcaaaattattcgtgaaagattttaaattaatcgtattaatattttattaattctgGATTTTATCAATTCTGAGTGTGTTTGATAAACATGTTGGAAGCACAAAAAATGCATTTAATCTTTTTGAActgttttgttaatttttttcttctgaacGCGAACATGATTCTGGGTTTGAACTCGTATTCAGTAGAAGCAACAAATTGTACCAATTTTTTGTTTAGCTTCTGCTTTcatttcataaattaaaaaattaattgacaTTCTACCAATTTTGTCATTTAATCTCatctataataaaaaatactaaaaataatcaTCAGAgttcttgaattttttttcataactatactttacaaacaatattttttaatattattattagtactctttgttaaattttaatttttatcaattatttttttatttttttattaatagtatGAATTTTTTGTTCAGAATTTTTGTATGTTCACTTATATACatcattgtatttttttaatagaatttttagTATTCATtgttcatgattttttttaattatttttattaatacgtattttttatagaactttattttttatttgactttatatattttttactatatattcttaaattagtatatattttatttatttattattaatttttataatataaattttattaaaaaaatataattatatacaaaAAGAGTACTAAAGAAGAATATTAACAAATTATAACAAAAGAGTACtaatttttaatacataaatttaaatttttttcgaaagtaattatagtaaaaagtgttaaaataatatagattTAAATGATATAAATTCATGTTCGAGAAGTGATgcgcatctttcctatcttttcttAGTGAATTTACATTCAAATTTGTGAatttaatcaagatttaaatACTTATTAGCCACTAtaaatgctactttgagttttgtACAATTCTATTTATTTCAGGTAACATTCGTATAGATTTGACGGAGTTTTAtagaaaaagaggaagaaagtggatgatgctgtcaatcctgacctccTTGCGCTCAAACCGGAATAACTTAATAGAGATCCAACAATTAGAAAGCTAACTTACAGAACTtttcaacaatatataatagtatatacTTCCTCTCCAAACTATACGGTCATATTAGCGCCTAACTTGGACAGAAGAAAGCTTACACTTACAAAAGCATGCCACGCCGAACTCCATGATTTCAAAGTTAGGCATCAATTCATTAATAAGGA includes:
- the LOC130932539 gene encoding rapid alkalinization factor is translated as MARFNLCVVLVICASILVVMASSPTTTTADAGDHFNPMGMVGGWVASKKGSGSSCKGSIAECMEAGEEEFDLDSEINRRILATTKYISYGALQRNTIPCSRRGASYYNCRPGAQANPYNRGCSAITRCRS